A genome region from Pseudomonas anguilliseptica includes the following:
- a CDS encoding phage protease: MTNTDSSTAIAACTFEIKASDAAVQLLPAGAFKARDGRPKDVQNGHWFIDNRVAGRLIAKAASRATDLVIDYEHQTLNSAENGHAAPAAAWFKGGALEWREGWGLFATGVEWTKNAAAMIAGKEYRYLSPVFSYDKQTGEVLELHHVGLTNFPVLDGMSALSALAAARFNLTPQPGIQRSANQLVTEIREDIAWLKSQLPRHSVPAVEQLDETALAVCQAMGVLPEDYLAALNTQDC, encoded by the coding sequence ATGACCAATACAGACAGCAGCACAGCCATCGCCGCTTGCACCTTTGAAATCAAAGCGAGTGATGCCGCCGTTCAACTGCTCCCGGCCGGGGCTTTCAAAGCGCGTGACGGGCGGCCCAAGGATGTTCAGAACGGTCATTGGTTTATCGACAATCGCGTGGCTGGCCGGTTAATCGCGAAAGCGGCTTCCCGTGCTACAGACCTCGTTATTGACTACGAGCACCAGACCCTCAATAGCGCTGAAAACGGCCATGCTGCGCCGGCTGCTGCTTGGTTCAAGGGTGGTGCCTTGGAGTGGCGCGAAGGCTGGGGGTTATTCGCCACTGGCGTAGAGTGGACAAAAAACGCGGCAGCTATGATTGCAGGTAAGGAGTACCGCTACCTTAGCCCTGTTTTCAGCTACGACAAGCAAACCGGAGAGGTGCTTGAGCTGCACCATGTGGGGCTCACTAACTTCCCGGTGCTCGACGGCATGAGCGCCTTATCGGCCCTGGCCGCAGCGCGTTTCAACCTAACCCCCCAGCCAGGAATCCAGCGCTCTGCGAATCAGTTGGTTACGGAGATCAGGGAAGACATTGCTTGGCTGAAAAGCCAGCTCCCGCGACACAGCGTGCCAGCGGTTGAACAACTTGATGAGACCGCATTGGCCGTTTGCCAGGCAATGGGCGTACTGCCCGAAGACTACCTTGCAGCGCTAAACACCCAAGATTGTTGA
- a CDS encoding Mu-like prophage major head subunit gpT family protein: MLINKESLQSVFTELHTAFNNAFQTAPTTWDKIAMKIPSNSGSNFYGWLSAFPKMRPWIGAKHVQNLTASDYEIPNNDFEATIEVERKHIEDDQHGMYMPQAQMAGYSAAQLPDEMVFEAVNQSFSKECYDGKYFFDTEHEVAGQPVSNKGTSPLSNTSLAAAQAGFGAARASMRAVKDEDGRSLNVTPTVLLVGTALEDVARMLLTSEKLADGSQNPYKGAAELVIDARIESQTAWFLLDTSKPIRPFIYQERKAPEFVAQVSPQSESVFSLKAYKFGAEARVASGYGFWQLAYGSTGAGA; the protein is encoded by the coding sequence ATGCTGATCAACAAAGAGTCGCTCCAAAGCGTTTTCACCGAACTGCATACAGCGTTCAACAATGCCTTCCAGACCGCGCCGACGACCTGGGACAAGATCGCAATGAAGATACCGTCCAATTCGGGCAGCAACTTCTATGGCTGGCTCAGCGCGTTCCCGAAAATGCGCCCATGGATCGGAGCCAAGCATGTACAGAACCTCACTGCCAGTGACTACGAAATACCGAACAATGATTTCGAAGCCACCATTGAGGTAGAGCGCAAGCACATTGAAGACGACCAGCACGGTATGTATATGCCGCAGGCTCAGATGGCAGGATATTCCGCCGCCCAACTGCCTGACGAAATGGTCTTCGAAGCTGTTAATCAAAGCTTCAGCAAAGAGTGCTATGACGGCAAGTACTTCTTCGACACCGAACATGAGGTTGCAGGCCAGCCAGTCAGCAACAAGGGGACTAGCCCACTTTCCAACACGAGCCTTGCCGCCGCGCAGGCCGGTTTTGGGGCAGCAAGAGCTTCAATGCGCGCCGTCAAAGATGAAGATGGCCGCTCCCTGAACGTCACCCCTACAGTGCTCCTTGTCGGCACAGCGCTGGAGGATGTTGCAAGGATGCTGCTGACTAGCGAGAAACTCGCAGACGGCAGCCAGAACCCCTACAAAGGGGCAGCCGAACTGGTGATAGATGCCCGCATTGAATCGCAAACAGCATGGTTCCTGCTGGATACCTCAAAGCCGATTCGTCCGTTCATTTACCAGGAGCGCAAAGCGCCGGAGTTTGTTGCTCAAGTCAGCCCGCAGTCGGAGTCTGTATTCAGTCTGAAGGCGTACAAGTTCGGTGCTGAAGCCCGCGTGGCTTCTGGCTACGGCTTCTGGCAACTAGCGTACGGCTCCACTGGCGCGGGCGCGTAG
- a CDS encoding phage tail tape measure protein yields MANNNLELALRVTADMRSLGVGLKQGEQGVTDFSRKGQQELRKLGKVSDEVRGHFADMAGSFAKAAGGLYIANKIKPGVAVAGDLQEAMLGVKTELMGSVDSALQMDKALHAMKSTAFDIQKSTPFDQAQIVNLQKELLKGGAKLEQIVGKQGAAAAAAALAAYEGIDAVMAGESLISIATPFNLAGDQFMMLANQAGAAGSASTVSFASIAEGAKYAAGSMAGLGRDSKEMFALLATLDQGGLKGSMGGTSLSAFFRQAVQVDTFKDANGNLKSTIDILDTLRKRLDGMGTAKRADFLQKMFGDEGGRAAQILLRQGAGSYEDMTKQMGKAVGLQEKLTERLNGYNAQLESLRGTAKSTFATLFEPALDPLTKLISKTNEWTGALGEAAMENDKIGKVGTGIAAGVATGGLLYGGYHLLKGIGAGGKMLGALKGGTELAGGVAMGKALEEAAGVPSVYVVNMPKELGGTVGTVGKVADAAGDLLTPKTFSKFKTTLALLGGAPLSALPSFGAGAGAMATAGAAVAGAGAAGYGVGTLLNDYVIQGTAFGDAIGSAIAHAISPFSEEARAAIAANQRADAMKGEITIRIEGDQKAKVTQLQSNGGPDMNVYTGRTGAGR; encoded by the coding sequence ATGGCAAACAATAATCTTGAGCTGGCTCTGCGCGTTACTGCGGATATGCGCTCCCTGGGCGTTGGCCTAAAACAGGGTGAGCAAGGCGTAACTGACTTCAGCCGAAAAGGTCAACAGGAACTGCGCAAGCTCGGCAAGGTGAGTGATGAAGTACGTGGCCATTTCGCTGACATGGCCGGTTCCTTCGCCAAGGCTGCTGGCGGGCTATATATCGCTAATAAGATCAAACCTGGCGTGGCAGTCGCGGGCGACCTACAAGAAGCCATGCTTGGGGTAAAAACAGAGTTGATGGGCTCTGTCGATAGCGCTCTTCAAATGGACAAAGCGCTGCACGCGATGAAGTCCACGGCTTTCGACATCCAGAAATCAACCCCTTTCGATCAGGCTCAAATCGTCAACCTGCAGAAAGAACTGCTCAAAGGCGGTGCCAAGCTTGAGCAGATTGTGGGTAAGCAAGGGGCTGCTGCGGCAGCCGCTGCGCTAGCTGCCTATGAAGGTATTGACGCAGTGATGGCAGGCGAAAGTCTGATTTCCATTGCCACACCGTTCAACCTGGCCGGCGACCAATTCATGATGCTGGCAAACCAAGCTGGTGCAGCGGGCTCTGCCAGTACGGTCAGTTTCGCCTCCATAGCCGAGGGAGCCAAATATGCAGCGGGTTCCATGGCGGGCCTCGGACGCGACAGCAAAGAGATGTTCGCCCTACTTGCTACCCTCGACCAAGGCGGTTTGAAGGGCTCTATGGGCGGCACTAGCCTCAGTGCATTTTTCCGTCAGGCTGTTCAGGTTGATACGTTCAAGGACGCAAATGGCAACCTGAAATCCACCATCGATATTCTCGACACGCTGCGCAAACGCCTGGATGGCATGGGCACGGCTAAACGTGCCGATTTCTTACAGAAGATGTTCGGTGATGAGGGCGGTCGCGCCGCACAGATTTTGCTTCGCCAGGGCGCGGGTTCCTATGAGGACATGACCAAGCAGATGGGCAAGGCTGTTGGCCTTCAAGAGAAGCTCACCGAACGCCTGAACGGCTACAACGCACAGCTTGAGTCTTTGCGGGGTACTGCCAAATCTACCTTTGCCACCCTGTTCGAACCTGCACTTGATCCGTTGACCAAGCTAATCAGCAAAACCAACGAATGGACTGGTGCGCTGGGCGAAGCTGCGATGGAGAACGACAAGATTGGGAAGGTAGGCACCGGGATAGCAGCAGGCGTTGCAACAGGCGGTTTGCTCTATGGCGGCTATCACTTGCTCAAAGGCATTGGGGCTGGCGGCAAGATGCTAGGTGCCTTGAAAGGCGGAACCGAGTTAGCCGGCGGCGTTGCCATGGGCAAAGCACTTGAAGAGGCTGCGGGCGTGCCCTCTGTCTATGTCGTCAACATGCCCAAAGAGCTTGGCGGGACAGTTGGCACTGTCGGCAAGGTAGCCGATGCCGCTGGCGATCTGCTAACCCCCAAGACCTTCAGCAAATTCAAAACCACGCTGGCCCTGTTGGGCGGTGCCCCACTGTCTGCGTTGCCATCCTTTGGCGCTGGCGCTGGCGCAATGGCGACCGCTGGTGCTGCTGTGGCAGGGGCCGGTGCAGCCGGCTATGGCGTCGGCACTCTACTCAATGACTACGTAATTCAGGGCACGGCCTTTGGTGACGCCATTGGATCGGCCATCGCACATGCCATCTCACCGTTTAGCGAGGAAGCCCGCGCGGCTATTGCGGCCAATCAACGCGCAGACGCAATGAAAGGCGAAATCACTATTCGGATCGAAGGTGATCAGAAAGCCAAAGTTACTCAACTCCAAAGCAACGGCGGCCCAGATATGAACGTGTACACAGGTCGCACGGGCGCAGGGCGCTGA
- a CDS encoding phage tail assembly protein: MQIHTVTGTLPRGIEIGGITYTNFTMREPYLEDLIDAAAQAGGTENGIAFWAEQAVLQLTQVKSVDGQVFNGPFVRSMIKAKADFLALRDAQTRLDMLGNGEPQASEATGI; this comes from the coding sequence ATGCAAATCCACACTGTCACCGGAACCCTGCCACGCGGCATTGAAATCGGCGGTATCACCTACACCAACTTCACCATGCGTGAACCGTACCTAGAAGACCTGATCGACGCCGCCGCTCAAGCAGGTGGAACTGAAAACGGCATTGCCTTTTGGGCCGAACAAGCCGTGTTACAGCTAACACAGGTCAAGTCTGTTGATGGCCAGGTGTTCAATGGGCCGTTCGTACGATCGATGATCAAAGCCAAGGCCGACTTCCTTGCCCTGCGTGATGCGCAGACACGCCTGGATATGTTGGGAAACGGCGAGCCGCAGGCCAGCGAAGCAACTGGGATCTGA
- a CDS encoding Mor transcription activator family protein: protein MSIQISSSNLVQEFLFCGGADLAVVDQLLPKSIHGMAERIGYANPFQVAAKLGGTSWAIPMRKARKGTVSVGALTKLANALGDPDLAALLRDHYEGEILYVPRCESALRAARNIVIHRAVEDGLRNGRSMVSMVKELATKFSLSDRRIWIILKEPSPTATLQPSIPGQVEKVRHANH from the coding sequence GTGTCTATTCAAATTAGTAGCAGCAACCTTGTGCAGGAGTTCCTTTTCTGCGGCGGTGCTGACCTTGCTGTAGTCGACCAGTTATTACCGAAATCCATTCATGGAATGGCCGAAAGAATCGGCTATGCAAATCCCTTCCAGGTAGCGGCAAAGCTCGGTGGAACAAGTTGGGCCATCCCCATGCGTAAGGCCAGAAAAGGCACTGTGAGTGTTGGGGCGCTAACCAAACTGGCCAATGCTCTGGGAGATCCTGATCTAGCCGCACTCCTGCGTGACCATTACGAAGGCGAAATCCTGTATGTACCGCGTTGTGAGTCGGCTCTGCGTGCCGCACGAAACATCGTTATTCACAGGGCTGTAGAGGACGGTCTACGCAACGGACGCAGCATGGTGAGCATGGTGAAAGAACTCGCCACCAAGTTCAGCCTGAGCGACCGGCGCATCTGGATAATCCTCAAGGAGCCATCTCCGACCGCAACCCTTCAACCAAGCATTCCTGGACAAGTCGAAAAGGTGCGCCATGCCAACCATTGA
- a CDS encoding SIR2 family protein translates to MSLLKNHVTQLSFSVYESKGVFAVLLGSGLSRAAEIPTGWEITLDLIRRMALAQGIVEQSDWAAWYRETTGEEPNYSALLEELASSPEERRAILHSYIEPTPEDREAGRKTPTEAHRAIAGLVQGGYIRVIVTTNFDRLMENALRERGIEPTIVSSVDALAGAEPITHSACYILKLHGDYKDARIHNTESELSGYPVPYDALLDRILDEHGLIVCGWSGEWDHALRSAFLRAPNRRYSVFWASRGGIGNGAQELVDHRRARVIPITDADSFFSTLHQHVETLGQSQRQNPFSIELLINSAKRFLAKPEYRIQLDDLLIQETDRLLAQLNGVDLAQPGNWDTATFRLYVKRYEAAAESLTAVCGVLGRWGDDSELPLVLDVIRTLYAHADKVGSGLVPYLGLRSYPAVLIFTA, encoded by the coding sequence ATGTCGTTACTCAAAAATCACGTAACCCAACTTTCTTTTTCGGTCTACGAGAGCAAGGGCGTTTTCGCCGTTCTGCTTGGCTCCGGCCTCTCGCGCGCCGCTGAAATTCCTACCGGCTGGGAAATTACACTGGACTTGATCAGGCGCATGGCACTTGCGCAGGGCATAGTGGAACAGTCCGATTGGGCTGCTTGGTATCGTGAGACGACGGGCGAGGAGCCCAATTACTCTGCACTGCTTGAGGAGCTGGCGTCCTCACCTGAAGAACGTCGCGCAATCTTGCACAGTTACATTGAACCGACCCCAGAAGATCGGGAAGCGGGGAGGAAGACTCCGACTGAGGCCCACCGAGCAATCGCAGGCCTCGTGCAAGGCGGGTATATCCGCGTAATTGTCACCACCAACTTTGATCGGCTGATGGAAAATGCGTTACGTGAGCGCGGCATTGAGCCGACGATTGTTTCTTCGGTTGATGCGCTCGCGGGCGCGGAGCCGATTACACACAGTGCCTGTTATATTTTGAAGCTCCACGGGGACTATAAGGATGCTCGCATTCATAATACTGAGTCTGAATTAAGTGGCTATCCGGTGCCGTATGATGCACTGCTTGATCGAATTCTTGATGAACACGGATTGATCGTATGTGGATGGTCAGGTGAATGGGATCATGCGCTCCGGTCAGCCTTTCTTCGCGCTCCCAACCGCCGTTACTCTGTCTTTTGGGCTTCGCGCGGTGGGATCGGTAACGGCGCACAGGAACTGGTCGATCATCGTCGTGCTCGTGTTATTCCGATAACGGACGCGGATAGTTTTTTCTCGACCTTGCATCAGCACGTCGAAACGCTAGGGCAGAGCCAGCGTCAAAATCCGTTCAGCATCGAGCTTCTAATTAACAGCGCTAAACGCTTTCTTGCCAAACCGGAATATCGAATTCAACTCGATGATCTGCTTATTCAGGAGACAGATCGGCTGTTAGCGCAGCTCAATGGTGTCGATCTTGCCCAGCCTGGCAATTGGGATACGGCCACCTTTCGCCTCTATGTAAAACGATATGAAGCGGCCGCCGAATCGCTTACAGCTGTGTGCGGCGTTCTCGGCAGGTGGGGTGATGACAGCGAGTTGCCACTTGTCCTGGACGTCATACGTACTCTTTACGCCCACGCCGACAAAGTTGGAAGCGGGCTTGTTCCGTATCTCGGACTTCGTTCATACCCAGCGGTGCTGATCTTTACCGCTTAG
- a CDS encoding IS5 family transposase: MKQMTFADAEYAGKRKQTRKELFLIEMDRVVPWEGLVTLIDPHYPKGEGGRPAYALMAMLRVHLMQNWFGYSDPAMEETLYETTILRQFAGLSLERIPDETTILNFRRLLEKHELAAGILAVINGYLGDRGLSLRQGTIVDATLINAPSSTKNKDRKRDPEMHQTKKGNQYYFGMKAHIGVDDESGLVHSVVGTAANVADVTQVDKLLHGDENVVCTDAGYTGVEKRPEHEGRKVIWQVAARRSTYRKLDKRSGLYKAKRKIEKAKAQVRAKVEHPFRVIKRQFGYVKTRFRGLAKNTAQLVTLFALSNLWMARRHLLTNAGEVRL, encoded by the coding sequence ATGAAGCAGATGACCTTCGCCGACGCCGAGTACGCAGGCAAGCGCAAGCAGACCCGCAAAGAGTTGTTCCTGATCGAGATGGATCGAGTAGTGCCGTGGGAAGGATTGGTCACCCTGATCGATCCGCACTACCCGAAGGGCGAAGGTGGCAGGCCCGCCTATGCGCTGATGGCGATGCTGCGTGTGCATCTGATGCAAAACTGGTTCGGTTACAGCGATCCGGCGATGGAGGAAACGCTGTACGAGACCACCATCCTGCGCCAGTTCGCCGGCTTAAGCCTGGAGCGCATTCCCGATGAAACCACCATCCTCAACTTCCGTCGCTTGCTGGAGAAACACGAGCTGGCTGCAGGCATCTTGGCCGTGATTAACGGCTACCTGGGCGACCGTGGTCTGTCACTGCGCCAGGGCACCATCGTCGATGCCACGTTGATCAATGCGCCGAGTTCGACCAAGAACAAGGACCGTAAGCGCGATCCGGAAATGCACCAAACAAAGAAGGGCAACCAGTACTACTTCGGCATGAAGGCGCACATCGGCGTGGATGACGAGTCGGGTCTGGTGCACAGCGTAGTAGGCACGGCAGCCAACGTGGCGGATGTCACCCAGGTAGACAAACTGCTGCACGGCGACGAAAACGTGGTGTGTACTGACGCAGGTTACACCGGTGTCGAAAAGCGTCCGGAGCATGAAGGTCGGAAGGTAATCTGGCAGGTGGCGGCACGCCGCAGCACCTACAGGAAGCTCGATAAGCGCAGCGGGTTATACAAAGCCAAGCGCAAGATCGAGAAGGCCAAAGCCCAAGTGCGCGCCAAGGTCGAGCATCCGTTTCGCGTGATCAAGCGCCAGTTCGGTTATGTGAAGACGCGCTTCCGTGGCCTGGCCAAAAACACCGCACAACTGGTAACGCTGTTCGCCCTGTCGAACCTGTGGATGGCCCGTCGACATTTGCTGACGAATGCAGGAGAGGTGCGCCTGTAA
- a CDS encoding AAA family ATPase translates to MEKIMNGSKIVPLTNVGLLASAIERAQNRPDNLPGLVVMYGASGLGKTVGANFAANIYRGYYVECRDTWTKKAFLTAILKEMAILPLRTMSEMVDQIADQLSRSRRPLLIDDAQYLLDKAIANVLTDIYNASHGTIVLIGEERVQQSMAKRERLHNRVLEWVPALAATTEDMRALADANYPHLHIHDDLLEDLCKAVRGCLRRIVVNLHQVQSEAAALCLDSISLAQWEKRGWFTGDAPLRRS, encoded by the coding sequence ATGGAGAAGATCATGAACGGATCAAAGATCGTACCTTTGACCAATGTGGGGCTGCTGGCCAGTGCCATAGAGCGCGCACAAAACCGACCCGACAACCTGCCCGGCCTAGTCGTGATGTACGGTGCTAGTGGCCTGGGTAAAACAGTGGGGGCCAACTTCGCCGCCAATATCTATCGCGGCTACTACGTCGAATGCCGTGACACCTGGACAAAGAAAGCCTTTCTCACCGCCATCCTCAAAGAGATGGCAATACTTCCCCTGCGCACCATGTCCGAGATGGTCGATCAGATCGCCGACCAGCTTTCACGAAGCCGCCGACCACTGTTAATAGATGATGCTCAATACCTCCTGGATAAGGCCATCGCGAACGTACTGACCGACATTTACAACGCCAGCCACGGCACCATTGTCCTGATCGGTGAAGAGCGCGTGCAGCAATCCATGGCCAAACGCGAGCGCCTGCACAACCGGGTATTGGAGTGGGTGCCCGCCTTAGCAGCAACAACAGAAGACATGCGCGCCCTGGCCGACGCCAACTATCCGCACCTGCATATCCATGACGACTTACTGGAAGATTTGTGCAAAGCCGTGCGCGGCTGTTTAAGGCGGATCGTTGTCAACCTTCACCAGGTTCAATCCGAAGCCGCAGCCCTGTGCCTGGATAGCATCAGCCTGGCTCAGTGGGAAAAGCGCGGCTGGTTCACGGGCGATGCCCCGTTACGGCGGAGCTGA
- a CDS encoding Mu transposase C-terminal domain-containing protein: MNSWYTAQELAGLSGLPTTPRAIRSLAQRAGWTSQRRIGSKASEYAFASLPTEAQQSLLSKAVGAANSSNTTERDANSSSRLSDTQRSVKTARLAFIREIEHLSKVTSQRQAIELLLRQLKTGELSPYLAERLERANDRKTSSRNLSERTLKRWLAEYRQGGESGLAPARRKADVNVPEWAADFLRCYQRPTKPSVEASYAEFAGKHSGERPSIHQVRRFLNKLSIDAREFGRCSAQEAKAHKPFNRRNTLNMLPGEVYTADGHTFDAEVLNPLTGKPYRPEITTVIDVATRRALGFSVGEAESHIVVLDALRDAVQRGGMFVMFYVDNGPGYKSNTVREVVERLGGSMIHALPYNSQARGLIERAHQTIWVNAAKKIPSYLGADMDRHAGHKVHKITRKQLRDTGSTSLMPTFAEFRAGAEAEIEAYNHKPHRGLPKTRDPQTFQRRHMTQLEAWDAAIAKGWEPLKAPPEVVNDLFRPQIVRKTMRGEIAWAGERYALDALADLHGKQVRVAHDVRDASRVWIRSLSGELIGEAKLNGNASDYIAPSIVEQGYAKQAKGQFKKTVAKLENLTGRRVELVSEPVIDYSQEQLAAARKHAERLAAPVPNPFTVPGDAMSRYRLWQRLDTRLHAGDGLSDEEALWHQRYSEHPDYQAIRRVFEHAMPAR; the protein is encoded by the coding sequence ATGAACAGTTGGTATACAGCCCAAGAACTTGCCGGCCTGTCAGGTTTGCCTACTACGCCCCGTGCAATCCGCAGCCTCGCACAGAGAGCCGGCTGGACTAGTCAACGGCGGATCGGCAGCAAGGCCAGCGAATACGCCTTTGCCTCACTGCCCACCGAAGCCCAGCAGTCTTTGCTTTCAAAGGCCGTGGGCGCGGCTAACTCGTCCAATACCACCGAGCGTGACGCTAATTCGTCGTCACGCCTCAGCGATACGCAACGCTCTGTCAAGACTGCTCGCTTGGCATTCATTCGTGAGATAGAGCACCTAAGCAAAGTCACCTCTCAACGCCAGGCCATAGAGCTGCTACTTCGCCAGCTCAAAACTGGCGAGCTTTCCCCTTATCTGGCTGAACGCCTGGAGCGTGCCAACGACCGCAAAACCAGCAGCCGCAACCTATCTGAGCGAACGCTAAAGCGCTGGCTTGCTGAATACAGACAGGGTGGCGAGTCCGGCTTAGCGCCGGCCCGCCGCAAGGCTGACGTGAACGTGCCGGAATGGGCAGCAGACTTTCTACGCTGCTATCAGCGCCCGACAAAACCCAGTGTCGAGGCCAGCTATGCAGAGTTCGCAGGCAAACACTCTGGCGAGCGCCCGAGCATTCACCAGGTGCGGCGCTTCCTTAATAAGCTAAGCATCGATGCCCGTGAGTTTGGCCGTTGTAGCGCCCAGGAAGCCAAAGCACACAAGCCGTTCAACCGGCGCAACACGCTGAATATGCTGCCCGGTGAGGTATACACAGCCGACGGCCATACCTTTGATGCCGAGGTGCTGAACCCTCTTACCGGCAAACCCTACCGCCCAGAAATCACCACGGTAATAGATGTAGCCACGCGCCGCGCCCTGGGGTTTTCGGTCGGTGAAGCCGAGTCGCATATCGTCGTGCTCGATGCCCTGCGTGACGCAGTGCAGCGCGGCGGCATGTTCGTGATGTTCTACGTCGATAATGGCCCTGGCTATAAGAGCAACACCGTTCGGGAGGTCGTAGAACGCCTGGGCGGCAGCATGATCCACGCCCTGCCATACAACAGCCAAGCTCGCGGATTGATTGAGCGTGCCCACCAGACCATATGGGTTAATGCAGCCAAAAAGATACCCAGCTACCTGGGTGCCGATATGGATCGGCATGCAGGCCATAAAGTCCACAAAATCACCCGGAAGCAACTGCGCGACACAGGCAGCACAAGCCTGATGCCCACCTTCGCAGAGTTCCGGGCCGGTGCCGAAGCGGAGATAGAAGCCTACAACCATAAGCCACACCGGGGCTTGCCCAAGACACGTGATCCGCAGACATTCCAGCGCCGCCACATGACGCAGCTGGAGGCCTGGGATGCAGCCATAGCCAAGGGCTGGGAACCACTCAAAGCACCGCCCGAAGTCGTGAACGACCTGTTCCGCCCGCAGATCGTCCGTAAGACCATGCGCGGCGAAATCGCCTGGGCTGGCGAACGCTATGCGCTGGATGCGCTGGCTGACCTACACGGCAAGCAGGTAAGGGTTGCTCATGACGTCCGTGATGCCTCTCGGGTATGGATACGCTCATTGAGTGGCGAGTTGATCGGCGAAGCCAAGTTAAACGGCAACGCCAGCGACTACATAGCACCGTCGATAGTCGAGCAAGGCTATGCCAAACAGGCCAAGGGCCAGTTCAAGAAGACCGTCGCCAAGCTGGAAAACCTGACCGGCCGGCGTGTTGAGTTGGTTTCAGAGCCTGTTATCGACTACAGCCAAGAGCAGCTAGCAGCTGCCCGCAAACATGCTGAACGTCTGGCAGCGCCTGTACCAAATCCATTCACGGTGCCGGGTGACGCCATGTCTCGCTACCGACTCTGGCAGCGCCTCGATACTCGCCTGCATGCAGGTGACGGCCTCTCGGACGAAGAGGCTCTATGGCACCAGCGCTACTCCGAACACCCTGACTATCAAGCTATTCGGCGCGTTTTCGAGCACGCCATGCCCGCACGCTGA